The sequence below is a genomic window from Lolium perenne isolate Kyuss_39 chromosome 4, Kyuss_2.0, whole genome shotgun sequence.
TCGCGTCCGGGCTGCTGTCCAGGCTGGACCAGAGCGCGCAGCTCAAGCCGCAGACGGTGGGGCTCGTCGAGCTCGACTCGCCGGGGCCGGGGGACTGGTGGGGCAAGTCGGTCGCCGGCCTCGGGCTCGACTTCTTCCAGCGGCTGCTCTCCGCCGTCAAGTCCAAGGGCCTCAGGCAGGAGACGGTCACCCGCATCCTCATCAACTACGCCCAGAACTCGTTGCACGGGCTCATGACCTGCAGGGACATGTCGGCCGCGGACAAATGCGGCGGCGTCACGGACACGGACGCACTCAAGAAACAGCGCGCCGTCGTCGAGACCATCGTCGGGCTGCTGCCGGCGCAATCCAAGAAGAGCCCGGTGCCGATGGCTTTCCTCTCTGGGCTCCTCAAGACGGCGATGGCGCTGTCCGCGTCCAACACGTGCAAGACCGACCTCGAGAAGCGGATCGGCATGCAGCTTGACCAGGCCATCCTCGAGGACATCCTGATCGCCACCGGGTCTTCATGCGCGACGACCTCGCCGACGCCCGCCGCGGCAGCTGTGCAACAGCACCAAACTCTGTACGACACGGACGTGGTGACGAGGATCTTCTCGGTGTTCCTCAACCTCGACGATGACAAcgaggaggacggcggcggcgggttcGATTATGACAGCCCGCGGTCCCCGAAGCAGAGCGCCCTGGTTAAGGCTTCCAAGCTGCTGGACAGCTACCTAGCCGAGATCGCGCTCGACTCCAACCTCGTGCCTTCCAAGTTCATCTCCCTTGCCGAGCTCCTCCCCGACCACGCCCGCCTAGTCACCGACGGCATCTACCGCGCCGTCGACATCTTCATCAAGGCATGGACGCACGCACTGCATATCTCTTTCTGCTTGATGCTACTACAACGAATGTGCGAAATTAATCATCGCCTTCATGGTTGGAATTGACGTGCAGGTGCACCCGAACATCAAGGAGGCGGAGAGGTACCGGATGTGCAAGGCGATCGACTGCCAGCGGCTGACGCCGGACGCGTGCAGCCACGCGGCGCAGAACGAGCGGCTGCCGGTGCAGATGGCCGTGCAGGTGCTCTACTTCGAGCAGATCCGCCTGCGGAGCGCGATCCAgtccggcggaggaggcggcggcggcggaggaagcgTCTTCGGCGGGCACGACGCGGCGCTCTTCTACggctgcgcggcggcggcggcgacggcgcagggcggcaacaacaacaacatgcgGTCCGGCAGCGGTGTCGGGAGCGGCGCCATGTCGCCGCGGGACAACTACGCGTCGGTGCGGCGGGAGAACCGGGAGCTGAAGCTGGAGGTGTCGCGGATGCGGATGCGGCTGACGGACCTGGAGAAGGACCACGTGAGCATGAAGCGGGAGCTGGTGCGCGTCAACCCGGCCAACCGCCTGCTCCGGAGCTTCGCGCGCAGCTTCGGCCGGCTCAACACGCTCTTCCGGATGCGCCCCGCCGCCGAGCCCGGGCTGCAGCAGCTCGGCGCCAAGGCCACCGCCGATGCCAAGGTGCtcttccagcgccgccgccggcacTCCATCTCTTAATTAGAACACCACAAGCCGATCAAGCGAGTTCTTGTGCGGGGTTCTAGTACGTGTGCATAGGAGGTGATTTTACTTCGTGATTGATCAAGTATAATCAGCGTTTCAACACTTGCTCCCGATTCTTTTGTCCGGATTGCATGGTACGTACTCTTTTGATAATTAATGTGCAAATCGTCCGTACGTCTAGGATTATCGAGCCAAACCGtgcacttcatgtatggattgtgGATGATTAATGTGCAAAGTGTTTACGTGTGTCAAAGTCTTATAATTGCAGGAATATTAATTTCAAAAGAAAATAGGACAAATGTTGTAATCTACATTTTTTTTCCCTTAAAACCCTTCGTTAAACTAttgatttaattttctttgccataTCATGTAAATTATCTAAATCTCCACTACTTATAAAAGAGAGAACTTGGCAGGAAAATTACATCTTAACCGTTCACACACGTCGATCAAATGGTCGAGATTCGTCTGTTCTCCCCACCCCTCCACCCAACAATTGACACGCGCGGTCCATCCGCCAGAaaaaaaaataaaaggaaaaaaaaatagaATCCCTGTCACGATTCAGATCGCGATACAGTCTTCTTCTCCACGCGACGCCCCTGCCCGCCGCCTCATCTCCACGCGAGATCGCCATTCCAGGCGCCGCCGACTCCACCCCATGTTCGCTCTCCCATCAGCGGCACTCGTGCGGGTCTCTTTGCCTTCGCCTTCCAGATCGAGGGTAGAATCGAATCGCAGATGGCTGCCCAGTACCGATCCGACGTGGGTACGGAGGGTGAGCAAATCGGGGAGGTGCGTCTCCTTCGAAGATGGCGAGGTCCAGGAAAGTCCTGCTGGCTGCCCGTCCAGCTCCAGAGCGGGAGGCGGGAGGCAGCCGGGGAAGACGCGGTGTATATCTACGTTCTAGCCTTGGATGACTGAGGTCACCGTGGTCATGGCCAAAGCAGGATTGGGGC
It includes:
- the LOC127332091 gene encoding BTB/POZ domain-containing protein At1g03010 isoform X1; protein product: MGVATVTELKQSVSVSGKKMFRTSLSNRHANEWPPTDVSSDLTVEVGTSSFALHKLLAQFPLVSRSGKIRRLVAEAKDAKLARLTLHGTPGGAPAFELAAKFCYGVHVDVTVANVAMLRCAARYLQMTDDFSDKNLELRAEAFLRDAVFPSIASSVAVLRTCEALLPAAEDVNLVARLIAAIANNVCKEQLASGLLSRLDQSAQLKPQTVGLVELDSPGPGDWWGKSVAGLGLDFFQRLLSAVKSKGLRQETVTRILINYAQNSLHGLMTCRDMSAADKCGGVTDTDALKKQRAVVETIVGLLPAQSKKSPVPMAFLSGLLKTAMALSASNTCKTDLEKRIGMQLDQAILEDILIATGSSCATTSPTPAAAAVQQHQTLYDTDVVTRIFSVFLNLDDDNEEDGGGGFDYDSPRSPKQSALVKASKLLDSYLAEIALDSNLVPSKFISLAELLPDHARLVTDGIYRAVDIFIKVHPNIKEAERYRMCKAIDCQRLTPDACSHAAQNERLPVQMAVQVLYFEQIRLRSAIQSGGGGGGGGGSVFGGHDAALFYGCAAAAATAQGGNNNNMRSGSGVGSGAMSPRDNYASVRRENRELKLEVSRMRMRLTDLEKDHVSMKRELVRVNPANRLLRSFARSFGRLNTLFRMRPAAEPGLQQLGAKATADAKVLFQRRRRHSIS
- the LOC127332091 gene encoding BTB/POZ domain-containing protein At1g03010 isoform X2, with protein sequence MGVATVTELKQSVSVSGKKMFRTSLSNRHANEWPPTDVSSDLTVEVGTSSFALHKFPLVSRSGKIRRLVAEAKDAKLARLTLHGTPGGAPAFELAAKFCYGVHVDVTVANVAMLRCAARYLQMTDDFSDKNLELRAEAFLRDAVFPSIASSVAVLRTCEALLPAAEDVNLVARLIAAIANNVCKEQLASGLLSRLDQSAQLKPQTVGLVELDSPGPGDWWGKSVAGLGLDFFQRLLSAVKSKGLRQETVTRILINYAQNSLHGLMTCRDMSAADKCGGVTDTDALKKQRAVVETIVGLLPAQSKKSPVPMAFLSGLLKTAMALSASNTCKTDLEKRIGMQLDQAILEDILIATGSSCATTSPTPAAAAVQQHQTLYDTDVVTRIFSVFLNLDDDNEEDGGGGFDYDSPRSPKQSALVKASKLLDSYLAEIALDSNLVPSKFISLAELLPDHARLVTDGIYRAVDIFIKVHPNIKEAERYRMCKAIDCQRLTPDACSHAAQNERLPVQMAVQVLYFEQIRLRSAIQSGGGGGGGGGSVFGGHDAALFYGCAAAAATAQGGNNNNMRSGSGVGSGAMSPRDNYASVRRENRELKLEVSRMRMRLTDLEKDHVSMKRELVRVNPANRLLRSFARSFGRLNTLFRMRPAAEPGLQQLGAKATADAKVLFQRRRRHSIS